One window of the Benincasa hispida cultivar B227 chromosome 3, ASM972705v1, whole genome shotgun sequence genome contains the following:
- the LOC120074474 gene encoding CBL-interacting serine/threonine-protein kinase 23 isoform X2 translates to MKLIRHPNVIRMYEVMASKTKIYIVLEFVTGGELFAKIACNGRLKEDEARKYFQQLINAVDYCHSRGVCHRDLKPENLLLDASGVLKISDFGLSALPQQIRGDGLLHTTCGTPNYVAPEVINNKGYYGAKADLWSCGVILFVLMAGYLPFEDSNLMALYKKIFKADFTCPPWFSSGAKKLIKRILDPNPLTRITIAEVLENDWFKKGYKPPTFENAEISLDNVDDIFNESGASDNLVVERREDRSASLASPVTMNAFELISKSRGLNLATLFEKQMGIIKRETRFTSNCPADEIISKIKNTAVPLGFDVKINNFKMKLQGEKTGRKGHLSVATEIFQVAPSLHMVELRKAGGDTLEFQMFYNNLSTGLKDIVWKYGDEMEQESNGADR, encoded by the exons ATGAAACTCATTAGACATCCAAATGTCATTCGGATGTATGAG GTGATGGCTAGCAAGACCAAGATATATATTGTTTTGGAATTTGTAACTGGTGGAGAACTATTCGCTAAAATT GCATGTAATGGAAGATTGAAAGAAGATGAAGCAAGAAAGTATTTTCAGCAGTTAATAAATGCAGTGGATTATTGCCATAGCAGAGGTGTTTGTCATCGAGACCTAAAG CCAGAGAATTTATTATTGGATGCTAGTGGTGTTCTAAAAATTTCAGATTTTGGATTGAGTGCTCTACCGCAACAAATTCGA GGTGATGGATTACTTCACACAACATGTGGAACTCCCAATTATGTTGCTCCAGAG GTTATCAACAATAAGGGGTACTACGGAGCAAAGGCTGACCTATGGTCATGTGGGGTTATCCTTTTTGTCCTCATGGCAGGCTACTTGCCGTTTGAAGACTCCAATCTCATGGCGTTGTATAAAAAG ATATTCAAGGCAGACTTCACATGTCCTCCATGGTTCTCCTCCGGTGCCAAGAAATTAATCAAGAGAATTCTGGATCCGAATCCATTAACT AGAATTACAATTGCTGAAGTCCTTGAGAATGATTGGTTTAAGAAAGGATACAAGCCACCCACTTTTGAAAATGCCGAAATCAGTCTTGATAACGTTGATGACATCTTTAATGAATCAGGG GCTTCTGATAATCTTGTTGTTGAGAGGAGAGAAGATAGATCTGCATCACTTGCATCACCTGTCACCATGAATGCATTTGAGCTCATCTCGAAATCTCGGGGTCTCAACCTTGCCACTCTTTTTGAGAAGCAAATG GGGATAATTAAACGTGAAACAAGATTCACATCCAATTGTCCGGCAGATGAAATTATTTCGAAGATAAAAAACACTGCTGTTCCGTTGGGTTTTGATGTGAAGATTAATAACTTCAAG ATGAAGCTCCAAGGGGAAAAAACTGGACGCAAAGGTCATTTATCAGTTGCAACAGAG ATTTTTCAGGTTGCGCCTTCGTTGCATATGGTGGAGCTTCGAAAAGCTGGAGGCGATACTTTAGAATTTCAAATG TTCTATAATAACCTCTCAACTGGACTAAAAGATATTGTATGGAAGTACGGAGACGAGATGGAGCAGGAAAGTAACG GTGCGGATCGTTGA
- the LOC120074474 gene encoding CBL-interacting serine/threonine-protein kinase 23 isoform X1, which produces MASRSNSHSKTRVGRYELGRTLGEGSFAKVKFARNCETGENVAIKILDKENILKHKMIGQIKREISTMKLIRHPNVIRMYEVMASKTKIYIVLEFVTGGELFAKIACNGRLKEDEARKYFQQLINAVDYCHSRGVCHRDLKPENLLLDASGVLKISDFGLSALPQQIRGDGLLHTTCGTPNYVAPEVINNKGYYGAKADLWSCGVILFVLMAGYLPFEDSNLMALYKKIFKADFTCPPWFSSGAKKLIKRILDPNPLTRITIAEVLENDWFKKGYKPPTFENAEISLDNVDDIFNESGASDNLVVERREDRSASLASPVTMNAFELISKSRGLNLATLFEKQMGIIKRETRFTSNCPADEIISKIKNTAVPLGFDVKINNFKMKLQGEKTGRKGHLSVATEIFQVAPSLHMVELRKAGGDTLEFQMFYNNLSTGLKDIVWKYGDEMEQESNGADR; this is translated from the exons ATGGCTTCCAGGTCCAACAGTCATAGCAAAACGCGGGTGGGGAGATACGAGCTGGGACGAACCCTTGGAGAAGGCAGCTTCGCCAAGGTTAAGTTCGCTCGGAATTGCGAGACAGGGGAGAACGTAGCCATCAAAATCCTCGACAAAGAGAATATTCTCAAACACAAGATGATCGGGCAG ATTAAACGTGAAATATCCACTATGAAACTCATTAGACATCCAAATGTCATTCGGATGTATGAG GTGATGGCTAGCAAGACCAAGATATATATTGTTTTGGAATTTGTAACTGGTGGAGAACTATTCGCTAAAATT GCATGTAATGGAAGATTGAAAGAAGATGAAGCAAGAAAGTATTTTCAGCAGTTAATAAATGCAGTGGATTATTGCCATAGCAGAGGTGTTTGTCATCGAGACCTAAAG CCAGAGAATTTATTATTGGATGCTAGTGGTGTTCTAAAAATTTCAGATTTTGGATTGAGTGCTCTACCGCAACAAATTCGA GGTGATGGATTACTTCACACAACATGTGGAACTCCCAATTATGTTGCTCCAGAG GTTATCAACAATAAGGGGTACTACGGAGCAAAGGCTGACCTATGGTCATGTGGGGTTATCCTTTTTGTCCTCATGGCAGGCTACTTGCCGTTTGAAGACTCCAATCTCATGGCGTTGTATAAAAAG ATATTCAAGGCAGACTTCACATGTCCTCCATGGTTCTCCTCCGGTGCCAAGAAATTAATCAAGAGAATTCTGGATCCGAATCCATTAACT AGAATTACAATTGCTGAAGTCCTTGAGAATGATTGGTTTAAGAAAGGATACAAGCCACCCACTTTTGAAAATGCCGAAATCAGTCTTGATAACGTTGATGACATCTTTAATGAATCAGGG GCTTCTGATAATCTTGTTGTTGAGAGGAGAGAAGATAGATCTGCATCACTTGCATCACCTGTCACCATGAATGCATTTGAGCTCATCTCGAAATCTCGGGGTCTCAACCTTGCCACTCTTTTTGAGAAGCAAATG GGGATAATTAAACGTGAAACAAGATTCACATCCAATTGTCCGGCAGATGAAATTATTTCGAAGATAAAAAACACTGCTGTTCCGTTGGGTTTTGATGTGAAGATTAATAACTTCAAG ATGAAGCTCCAAGGGGAAAAAACTGGACGCAAAGGTCATTTATCAGTTGCAACAGAG ATTTTTCAGGTTGCGCCTTCGTTGCATATGGTGGAGCTTCGAAAAGCTGGAGGCGATACTTTAGAATTTCAAATG TTCTATAATAACCTCTCAACTGGACTAAAAGATATTGTATGGAAGTACGGAGACGAGATGGAGCAGGAAAGTAACG GTGCGGATCGTTGA